The genomic interval AATTTTGGCCAGGGACAGCACGTTGTTGATCAGCCCCAGCAGGTGGTTGCCGCTGCGGTTGACGATGGCAATCAGGTCCCGGTGGGTTTCGTCCAGGCTGTCGTCGTCGGACAAAATTTGGGTGAAGCCGAGAATGGAGTTGAGGGGAGTACGCAGCTCGTGGCTCATACTGGCCAGGAAGTCGCCCTTGGCCTGACTGGCCGCATCGGCCGCCCGTTTGGCGATAGCCAGGGCCTGGGCCTGCTGCTGAGTCTGCCGCAGAAGATTGGCCTGCTGCACCGCCGTACCCAGGTGAGTCCCCACCTGCAGCACCATCTTGACTTCGTTGCGGGTCCAGGTCCGCGGCCGGTTGTGAGCATAGACCCCCAGCAGCCCCCACAGCTGACTGCCGGCAAAGATGGGCACAATGACGTAGGCGCGCACCTGCCACTGCTCTAAAAACGCGAGGTAGCAGGTATTAAAGCCCTCGGTGTAGATGTCGTTGACACAGTGGTAGGTGTGGTCCTGGCGGTAGGTTTCGGCCTGGGTTTCCTGCAGGTAGGTATCTTCAAACAGGAGGTAGCCGCTGTCGAAGTTGCCGTTTCTGAGCGCCCGCGCACCGCAGTCGTCCTGCTCCAGCAGGGAGCCCTCCACGGTCTGCGCCGTCAGGGTTGAAGGCGCGGTGACATCGGTCAGCGATTCGGCGACCACGCGGCCGCTCCAGTCGGCGTTGAAGCGGTAGATCCAGACGCGATCGCAGCTGAGGGCCTGCTGTAGTTCTTCGGTGGTGGCGGCAAAAATCGCCTCCAAATTAAGGGTCTGGCGCATGCGCTGAACGATCTGCATCACCGCTTTTTCCCGGTTGGCCACCGATCGAACCGCCACCTCCGCCTGCTTTTGCACGGTGATGTCGCTACAGGTGCAGACCACCCGTTCGACCTGTCCGCTGTCGCTCAGCTGGGGGTCCACATTGACCAGCAGCCAGCGGGGTGGATCGGCGACGGCCGCACTGACGCCCATCACCACTTCGCCCAGGGGCTGTTTTTGGGCAATGGCGCGCTGCACTGGCAGCTCTGCCGCCCGAAACGGGGTGCCGTCTTCGTGCTGGATGTAGCCTGCCTGACCAAATTGCTGGGGCGAGCTGTCGTCGACCTCGGGCAGGTGGAGCAGCAGCTGCGCCGCCTGATTACAGATGAGGATTTCGGCGCGGTCATTGAGCAACAGTGCCCCCACCGCCATATCGCGGATGAGCGCCCGAAAGCGCTGTTCGCTGCTGGCCAGGGCGACCGCCTGCAAACGCTGCTGGGCCAACCGTCGATCGGCCCGCAGTACCCCCAGGGCAATGAGCAGCATGACCGCAGCCCCCAGCCCCACCACCAGGGCTAGCCAGCGAGGATCTAAATTTGGCAGTGCCCCCGGGTCTGGGGCCAGATCGTCGGGCTGCAGGGCGGTAGCTGCCATCGCGGTGTAGTGCAGTCCACCGATGCCCGTGGCTAGAGTCGGGACCGCCATCTGGGCAAACCAGGGTTGACCCAGGCCCAGGTAGCCCTTGGGCCAACGATTTAACGCCAGGGCCAGGGTTGACGCGACCACCGCGATCGCCACCGAGAGCAAGACCAGAGGCCAGTTGTACCCGAGGTGAGCGGCCATGTCCATAGCGGCCATACCGATGTAGTGCATTGAGGCGATCGCCAAACCCATTACCAAACCGCCCGCTCCAATGCCCAGCCAGCTTAAATTAGATCGGCTGACCACTGTCAGCGCCAGGCTGGCCGCCGCCACCGCACAGACCAGCGACAGCCCCGTGGTCAAACCATCGTAGGTGATACCCATTGGCAACTCCAGGGCCAGCATGCCAATAAAATGGGTGGCCCAGATGCCAATACCCATGGCCAGCCCCCCGCCAATTCGCCAGGGCCACTGGTGGCGATCGATAGCCAGAATTTGCCGCCCCATGCTCAGGGTGGTAAACGACGCCAATACCGCAACACCGACAGACAAGCTGACTAAGGCAACGTTATAGTGACCAACTACCCCGTAGGTCATCGCAATGGTTCTAATCAAAACGTAAAAGCTGCGTTGAGATACAACCCTATCTTTCCCGAAAAGTTACCGCTTGAATCAGCAAACTGCATCGGAAAACACGATCTCTTTTAAATTCACTTTGCTTGTTTAAAATTGAGCTTTATATTAAGTAGTTGAAATTACCGAAAGTCTTAATTCCAGACGGCCTTCAGCTTTGCTCAATCAATTACCCAGATAAAAGGCATTAGTTAAGCCGTTAAAAGATTACGGGTTAGATAATGAGATATCTCTTCAAGATAGAGGCACCAGATTGGCACTATTTAGCGCCTATTATGAGCTAAGCAAGTTTAAAGTTAATTGTCCCCTGCCTTTAGGTAGATGTCAGGCGGCCAAAACCCGTCAAGCATAGCCCCTTACATGCGCTCCAACACGCGAATGCCCAGCAGCGACAGACCCAGCTTCAGGGTTTTTGCGGTAAGGTCGCAGAGCAGTAGCCGAGAGGTGCGCTGGGGTTCTGCCGCCTGGAGCACCGAGCAGCGATCGTAGAACTGATTGAACTTTTGGCTCAGCTCAAACAGGTACTGGCATAGACGGTTGGGGTAGAGATCCTGAGCTACCTCGCCCAGCACCTCGTCGAGCTGCAGCAGGTGGCGGGCCAGGGCAAACTCGCTGTCGTCTTCGAGGTGGATGCGGGCCTCGGCAGGGAGATTGTCTAAGTCAATTCCCCCTTTGCGGGCGATGCCCTGCACCCGCACGTAGGCGTAGAGCATGTAGGGGGCGGTATTGCCCTGCAGGGCCAGCATTTTGTCGAAGCTAAAGATATAGTTGCTGGTACGGTTTTGGCTCAGGTCGGCGTACTTGACCGCGCCGATGCCTACGGTCTCGGCCACCTGCTGCACAAAAGCATCGGTTTCCTGCCGCCCTTCCGTTTCGATGCGGGCTGTGAGGTCGGCGCGGGCGCGACTGACCGCCTCATCCAGCAAGTCCTTGAGCTTGATGGTGTCACCGGAACGGGTTTTGAATTTTTTGCCGTCCTCCCCCTGCACGACGCCAAAGGGCACGTGGGTAAACTCGACCCCCGCCGGAAGCCACCCCGCCTTTGCCGCCACCTGGAAGACCTGGGCAAAGTGGTTGCCCTGGCCCGCATCCACGACGTAGAGCACGCGCTCTGCGCCGTCCTGCTGGGTGCGGTAGCGAATGGCGGCCAGGTCGGTGGTGGCGTAGTTGTAGCCGCCGTCGGTTTTTTGGATGATCAGCGGCAGCGGGTCGCCGTCTTTGTTGGTAAAGCCCTCGACAAAGACCACCTTGGCTCCCTGATCCTCTACTAACAGGCCCAGGGCTTCCAGATCCCTCACCACGTCGGCCAGCAAAGGGTTATAGAAGGATTCACCTCGTTCTTTAATATCGATATCGAGGCGATCGTAGATGGTTTGAAATTCCTGGCGCGACTGTTCGCAGAGGGCTTGCCAGGCTTGGGTGGCGATCGCATCCCCCGCCTGCAACTCCACCACGGCCTCGCGGGAGCGGGTTTTGAAATCGTCGTCCTCATCGAAGCGTTTTTTGGCCTGCTTGTAGAAGGCCACCAGGTCGCCAATATCGACCGATGAACCCGCCTCCAGCGCCTCGGGGCAGGCTTCTCGGAGGTGGGTGATCAGCATGCCAAACTGGGTGCCCCAGTCGCCCACGTGGTTGAGCCTGAGCACGTCGTGACCCATGAACTCCTGCACCCGGGCAATGGAGTCGCCGATGATGGTGGAGCGCAGGTGCCCCACATGCATTTCTTTGGCAATGTTGGGGCTGGAGAAATCTACAATCACTTTCTGGGGCATCTTGACCGGCTCTACCCCCAGGCGCGGGTCGGCCTGCATGGCGCGCAGCTGGTCTTCCAGGTACTCGGTTTTGAATCGCAGGTTAATAAAGCCGGGGCCAGCAATTTCAGGCGGCTCGAAGAGATCGCTGAGGTCGAGCTTTTCGACGATCTGGCTGGCAATATCGCGGGGTTTTTGCTTGAGCGGCTTGGCCAGGGACATGGCCAGGTTGGCCTGGTAGTCGCCAAACTTGGGGTTGCTGGTGGGCACCAGCATAGGGTCGGTGCCCGCCAGGTCTGGGCCAAAGGCGGCAACCAGTGCCTGGTCGAACCGAGCGGTGAGCTGTGCCAGTGTAGACTTCATCGGTGTACTTTCCCCTAACCCCTAATCTCAGAAACCTGCTTGCCGCTGTAGGTGGGCCCTGCCCACCCCCCCATTCACGCTACTACTGGAACTATCCTATGGCTCGTCCTCACCCGCTCTTAACCGCTGCCGCCATCAGCGCCATGGCTGAATCCACCTTTACCCACCCTCTCAATCCTAGAGCAATCCGCCACGGTAGGTCGCTGGGAGATGCGATCGCCTTTGAGTACATCGGCGTCCATCTGGTGCGGGTGGAGCCGGGCCACGACTCGACCCAGTACCACCGCCACCAGGCCGAGGAGGAGTTTATCTACATCCTCAGCGGGCGGGGGCTGGCGGAGATTGGCGATGAGACGTTTGAGGTTGGCCCCGGCGATTTTATGGGTTTTGTGGCGGGTGGGTTGGCCCACAGCCTCAGCAATCCCTTTGGGGAGGATCTAGTTTACCTGGTGGGGGGCATGCGGCTGGAGTTTGATATTTGTGATTACCCAAAGGTGAATACTCGGCTGTATCGCCGGGGAGAACAGCGGGAGTATGTGGAGCTGGGAGAATGAGCGATCGCACCCCCTACCACTGCTTTCTTGGCGTTGATCTGGGCTGGCAGAGTGGCCCTACGGGGCTGTGCTGCCTGACTATGGCCGACGATGCGCTGGAGCTGGTCGCCCTCGATCGCCTCCAGAGTACCGCCGACATCCTGGCCTGGATCGATCGCTGGGCGGAGGGGTCTACCAATGCCGTGGTGGCTGTGGATGCGCCAACGCTGATTCCTAACGAGACCGGGATGCGCCTGCCCGATCGCCTGGCCCACAAGTACTTTGGCCGCTACGACGCGGGCTGCTACCCCGCCAACCGGGGCCGCCCCTTTGCCGAGAAGCTGATTGCCTTTGGCCTGGCGCTGGAGGCGCTGGGTTTTCAGCACCGGCCCCACAGCGACGCCCAACCCCAGGGGCGATTTCAGCTGGAGGTGTTTCCCCACCCGGCAACGGTGCACCTGTTTGGTCTGAGCAAAATTCTGAAATACAAGAAAGGCACCCTGGCCCAGCGTCGTCCGGAGTTGGAAAAACTGCGGCAGTACCAGCTCGATGTGTTGCCGACCCTGGAGCCTGCTCTGCCTCTGGAGGACGCTGATCTGCCCGAGATTCCCCTCACCGGGGCGGCGATGAAGGCGGTGGAAGACCAGCTGGATAGCCTCACCTGCGCCTACGCGGCGGCCCACTGGTGGGTTTGGGGTCTAGAGCGAAACTGGGTGCTGGGCGATGTTAGCGAGGGATACATCGTGGTGCCTGCTCCGAATGAATACGCAAAGTTAAGCCAATAGACAACGGCCTGGTCGATTACAGGAAAGTACAATAAATTACGGGAAAGTGTAGTCCTTTGTATTTGCCTGAAATTTGGGATGCTATGGCTTGATATGCCGCCTGTATCGCACCCGTTTTAAAAAGGCTTGCTGGTCGTGCTGATGAACTACAACGATCATGCACCGCCCCATGTCCATGTCAAATACCAAAACGATTACGGCAGCTATCGCATTGAGATTAAGTCTCATCGGTGGATGAAACCTGGCAAACCGTTGCCGCCAAAGCTAAAGCAGTTGATTGAAGCTTGGGTAGAAACCCATGAAGAGGCGTTGATGGATCAGTGGCAGCGAGCGATGCAAAACGAGACAGTCGAAATTGTGGGTTAAGGGCAATGGAGTGGCAAGCTT from Leptolyngbya sp. KIOST-1 carries:
- a CDS encoding MHYT domain-containing protein: MTYGVVGHYNVALVSLSVGVAVLASFTTLSMGRQILAIDRHQWPWRIGGGLAMGIGIWATHFIGMLALELPMGITYDGLTTGLSLVCAVAAASLALTVVSRSNLSWLGIGAGGLVMGLAIASMHYIGMAAMDMAAHLGYNWPLVLLSVAIAVVASTLALALNRWPKGYLGLGQPWFAQMAVPTLATGIGGLHYTAMAATALQPDDLAPDPGALPNLDPRWLALVVGLGAAVMLLIALGVLRADRRLAQQRLQAVALASSEQRFRALIRDMAVGALLLNDRAEILICNQAAQLLLHLPEVDDSSPQQFGQAGYIQHEDGTPFRAAELPVQRAIAQKQPLGEVVMGVSAAVADPPRWLLVNVDPQLSDSGQVERVVCTCSDITVQKQAEVAVRSVANREKAVMQIVQRMRQTLNLEAIFAATTEELQQALSCDRVWIYRFNADWSGRVVAESLTDVTAPSTLTAQTVEGSLLEQDDCGARALRNGNFDSGYLLFEDTYLQETQAETYRQDHTYHCVNDIYTEGFNTCYLAFLEQWQVRAYVIVPIFAGSQLWGLLGVYAHNRPRTWTRNEVKMVLQVGTHLGTAVQQANLLRQTQQQAQALAIAKRAADAASQAKGDFLASMSHELRTPLNSILGFTQILSDDDSLDETHRDLIAIVNRSGNHLLGLINNVLSLAKIEANKITLNEGAFDPHQLLQTVEDMLQLKAEAKGIQLQLVQPPRLPHQLWADEGKLRQILINLIGNAIKFTSQGQVVVRWSLVEMAPSPVQNALGEEAKPYQLTIVVQDTGVGIDAGELDHLFQPFQQTQSGRRSAEGTGLGLSLSYNFAQLMGGDITVTSQPGAGSTFVVSLPVGATVMVKDFPAGASATDSSVEPGVLHLAPDQATPRILVVDDVAESRLLIRHWLEAAGFEVCEASQGEEAIDLWQALRPHLICLDMRMPVLDGYGVARRIRALPGGDTTTIIAVTASVFEEQRSDCIAAGCNAVLPKPLQRQTLLEHIGRSLGLTYRSVHEAGNLCPGGSSSSGGSPSSRAVLSDRKRSWPGDSRPLTRADFSALDADWLRQMHQAAQAADDRRVRQLIAQLPPEQDPLAQRLYRLVNDFRLDVIIDLTVPSSSLSL
- the argS gene encoding arginine--tRNA ligase; this translates as MKSTLAQLTARFDQALVAAFGPDLAGTDPMLVPTSNPKFGDYQANLAMSLAKPLKQKPRDIASQIVEKLDLSDLFEPPEIAGPGFINLRFKTEYLEDQLRAMQADPRLGVEPVKMPQKVIVDFSSPNIAKEMHVGHLRSTIIGDSIARVQEFMGHDVLRLNHVGDWGTQFGMLITHLREACPEALEAGSSVDIGDLVAFYKQAKKRFDEDDDFKTRSREAVVELQAGDAIATQAWQALCEQSRQEFQTIYDRLDIDIKERGESFYNPLLADVVRDLEALGLLVEDQGAKVVFVEGFTNKDGDPLPLIIQKTDGGYNYATTDLAAIRYRTQQDGAERVLYVVDAGQGNHFAQVFQVAAKAGWLPAGVEFTHVPFGVVQGEDGKKFKTRSGDTIKLKDLLDEAVSRARADLTARIETEGRQETDAFVQQVAETVGIGAVKYADLSQNRTSNYIFSFDKMLALQGNTAPYMLYAYVRVQGIARKGGIDLDNLPAEARIHLEDDSEFALARHLLQLDEVLGEVAQDLYPNRLCQYLFELSQKFNQFYDRCSVLQAAEPQRTSRLLLCDLTAKTLKLGLSLLGIRVLERM
- a CDS encoding cupin domain-containing protein, which translates into the protein MARPHPLLTAAAISAMAESTFTHPLNPRAIRHGRSLGDAIAFEYIGVHLVRVEPGHDSTQYHRHQAEEEFIYILSGRGLAEIGDETFEVGPGDFMGFVAGGLAHSLSNPFGEDLVYLVGGMRLEFDICDYPKVNTRLYRRGEQREYVELGE
- a CDS encoding DUF429 domain-containing protein, translating into MSDRTPYHCFLGVDLGWQSGPTGLCCLTMADDALELVALDRLQSTADILAWIDRWAEGSTNAVVAVDAPTLIPNETGMRLPDRLAHKYFGRYDAGCYPANRGRPFAEKLIAFGLALEALGFQHRPHSDAQPQGRFQLEVFPHPATVHLFGLSKILKYKKGTLAQRRPELEKLRQYQLDVLPTLEPALPLEDADLPEIPLTGAAMKAVEDQLDSLTCAYAAAHWWVWGLERNWVLGDVSEGYIVVPAPNEYAKLSQ
- a CDS encoding DUF4160 domain-containing protein; the encoded protein is MNYNDHAPPHVHVKYQNDYGSYRIEIKSHRWMKPGKPLPPKLKQLIEAWVETHEEALMDQWQRAMQNETVEIVG